In one window of Lynx canadensis isolate LIC74 chromosome A3, mLynCan4.pri.v2, whole genome shotgun sequence DNA:
- the E2F6 gene encoding transcription factor E2F6 isoform X3: MRKALKVKRPRFDVSLVYLTRKFMDLVRSAPGGILDLNKVATKLGVRKRRVYDITNVLDGIDLVEKKSKNHIRWIGSDLSNFGAVPQQKKLQEELSDLSAMEDALDELIKDCAQQLFELTDDKENERLAYVTYQDIHSIQAFHEQIVIAVKAPAETRLDVPAPREDSITVHIRSTKGPIDVYLCEVEHDHSGNKVSEGAGTSSSKNKHPEHPDKATKTRVKELQEEKPPQQSEELLEVSN; the protein is encoded by the exons ATGAGAA aaGCTCTAAAAGTGAAGAGACCTCGTTTTGATGTATCTCTGGTTTATTTAACTCGAAAATTTATGGATCTTGTCAGATCGGCTCCTGGGGGGATTCTCGACTTAAACAAGGTCGCCACGAAACTGGGGGTGCGGAAACGAAGAGTATATGACATCACCAATGTCTTAGATGGAATCGATCTGGTTGAAAAAAAGTCTAAGAACCATATTCGATGGAT AGGGTCTGACCTTAGCAATTTTGGGGCGGTGCCTCAACAGAAGAAGCTGCAGGAGGAGCTTTCTGACTTATCAGCAATGGAAGATGCTTTGGACGAGCTGATTAAGGACTGTGCCCAGCAGTTGTTCGAGTTAACAGATGACAAAGAAAACGAAAG ACTAGCGTACGTGACGTATCAAGATATTCACAGCATCCAAGCCTTCCACGAACAGATTGTTATCGCAGTGAAAGCTCCGGCAGAAACCAGATTGGATGTCCCCGCTCCCAGAGAA GACTCCATCACAGTACACATAAGAAGCACCAAAGGACCCATCGATGTTTATTTATGTGAGGTGGAACACGATCATTCGGGTAATAAAGTGTCTGAAGGAGCGGGCACCTCTTCATCTAAAAACAAACATCCAGAACACCCCGATAAAG CCACGAAAACACGAGTTAAAGAATTACAAG AAGAAAAGCCTCCACAACAAAGTGAAGAATTACTTGAAGTGAGCAACTGA
- the E2F6 gene encoding transcription factor E2F6 isoform X2, which yields MSQQRPARKLPSLLVDPAEETVRRRCRDPINVEGLLPSKIRINLEDNVQYVSMRKALKVKRPRFDVSLVYLTRKFMDLVRSAPGGILDLNKVATKLGVRKRRVYDITNVLDGIDLVEKKSKNHIRWIGSDLSNFGAVPQQKKLQEELSDLSAMEDALDELIKDCAQQLFELTDDKENERLAYVTYQDIHSIQAFHEQIVIAVKAPAETRLDVPAPREDSITVHIRSTKGPIDVYLCEVEHDHSGNKVSEGAGTSSSKNKHPEHPDKEEKPPQQSEELLEVSN from the exons ATGAGTCAGCAGCGGCCGGCGCGGAAACTGCCCAGCCTGCTGGTGGACCCGGCGGAGGAGACGGTGCGCCGCCGGTGCCGCGACCCCATCAACGTGGAGGGCCTGCTG ccatcaaaaataaggaTTAACTTAGAAGATAATGTACAGTATGTGTCCATGAGAA aaGCTCTAAAAGTGAAGAGACCTCGTTTTGATGTATCTCTGGTTTATTTAACTCGAAAATTTATGGATCTTGTCAGATCGGCTCCTGGGGGGATTCTCGACTTAAACAAGGTCGCCACGAAACTGGGGGTGCGGAAACGAAGAGTATATGACATCACCAATGTCTTAGATGGAATCGATCTGGTTGAAAAAAAGTCTAAGAACCATATTCGATGGAT AGGGTCTGACCTTAGCAATTTTGGGGCGGTGCCTCAACAGAAGAAGCTGCAGGAGGAGCTTTCTGACTTATCAGCAATGGAAGATGCTTTGGACGAGCTGATTAAGGACTGTGCCCAGCAGTTGTTCGAGTTAACAGATGACAAAGAAAACGAAAG ACTAGCGTACGTGACGTATCAAGATATTCACAGCATCCAAGCCTTCCACGAACAGATTGTTATCGCAGTGAAAGCTCCGGCAGAAACCAGATTGGATGTCCCCGCTCCCAGAGAA GACTCCATCACAGTACACATAAGAAGCACCAAAGGACCCATCGATGTTTATTTATGTGAGGTGGAACACGATCATTCGGGTAATAAAGTGTCTGAAGGAGCGGGCACCTCTTCATCTAAAAACAAACATCCAGAACACCCCGATAAAG AAGAAAAGCCTCCACAACAAAGTGAAGAATTACTTGAAGTGAGCAACTGA
- the E2F6 gene encoding transcription factor E2F6 isoform X1 — translation MSQQRPARKLPSLLVDPAEETVRRRCRDPINVEGLLPSKIRINLEDNVQYVSMRKALKVKRPRFDVSLVYLTRKFMDLVRSAPGGILDLNKVATKLGVRKRRVYDITNVLDGIDLVEKKSKNHIRWIGSDLSNFGAVPQQKKLQEELSDLSAMEDALDELIKDCAQQLFELTDDKENERLAYVTYQDIHSIQAFHEQIVIAVKAPAETRLDVPAPREDSITVHIRSTKGPIDVYLCEVEHDHSGNKVSEGAGTSSSKNKHPEHPDKATKTRVKELQEEKPPQQSEELLEVSN, via the exons ATGAGTCAGCAGCGGCCGGCGCGGAAACTGCCCAGCCTGCTGGTGGACCCGGCGGAGGAGACGGTGCGCCGCCGGTGCCGCGACCCCATCAACGTGGAGGGCCTGCTG ccatcaaaaataaggaTTAACTTAGAAGATAATGTACAGTATGTGTCCATGAGAA aaGCTCTAAAAGTGAAGAGACCTCGTTTTGATGTATCTCTGGTTTATTTAACTCGAAAATTTATGGATCTTGTCAGATCGGCTCCTGGGGGGATTCTCGACTTAAACAAGGTCGCCACGAAACTGGGGGTGCGGAAACGAAGAGTATATGACATCACCAATGTCTTAGATGGAATCGATCTGGTTGAAAAAAAGTCTAAGAACCATATTCGATGGAT AGGGTCTGACCTTAGCAATTTTGGGGCGGTGCCTCAACAGAAGAAGCTGCAGGAGGAGCTTTCTGACTTATCAGCAATGGAAGATGCTTTGGACGAGCTGATTAAGGACTGTGCCCAGCAGTTGTTCGAGTTAACAGATGACAAAGAAAACGAAAG ACTAGCGTACGTGACGTATCAAGATATTCACAGCATCCAAGCCTTCCACGAACAGATTGTTATCGCAGTGAAAGCTCCGGCAGAAACCAGATTGGATGTCCCCGCTCCCAGAGAA GACTCCATCACAGTACACATAAGAAGCACCAAAGGACCCATCGATGTTTATTTATGTGAGGTGGAACACGATCATTCGGGTAATAAAGTGTCTGAAGGAGCGGGCACCTCTTCATCTAAAAACAAACATCCAGAACACCCCGATAAAG CCACGAAAACACGAGTTAAAGAATTACAAG AAGAAAAGCCTCCACAACAAAGTGAAGAATTACTTGAAGTGAGCAACTGA